The DNA segment AGTATCCATGCAAGGTTCAAGTGTAGGGTTATATGTaagattttataaatatttttcttttaaaaagtttaatatattcttttttttacttccatctagatttctttttttttctatttggttTAATCTTGGGTTAGCACCTTATTACTACTATTTGAGATAGAGTTGTATTTGCATCTAATCCATCTCTTTTTTCACATGGTACAGAGTTACAAGTGATaatctatatttatattttaagataTGCTTagtaaaaaagatttttttttattatgaattaCAATAATCAATTTGACAAACatagtattaaaatttttaatcaatcTAACTAGAAGATTTGTAAGAACACAAATCTCCCTAAAACTAACTTGAGCTTCAAAGGGGTTACATCGGAAAACACCCCTGACACACGACCCAATCTCAGATTCGTCTCAAATGCTCGAACTCCACCAGAAAGACCATCTTGGTGTCACCTCGAGGCTAGATCAATTGCCTTGTAGGATTGTCATGTGGGTTTGTCCTCAAGTCTTGACTGAATCTTGTCGACCTACGGTCGATGGTCTGATCCCACAATAGTATCATATGTTATGACTGTATCACGTACAATCGACTCATACTTTATCaagtataaaatatttatgatcaaattaataataatatatttatcaaataagatGGTACGGAATATGTTTCTCTCGAACCCTCAATCTTACATCTCGAAGAAGACACATAACAATAAACTGTAACATGATTTATCACCATAAGGTTACCCAAAGGTTGTATTTGATTTTGAACCCTTCGTCCCATGACAAATCATAAATCATAACCCGTAAACGACTGCACGAATCTGCAAATCCTAACGATGCGCCATGCTTAGATCACCAAACAACACGCTCCTAGAACGAATCCTCGGTACCCCGGCGCCACCTCAACCTTCTTCCACGTCGCCGCAGCCATTGTCGTCCTCGTCGTAGTCGCTTTCATGTCGAGAATGCTCGCCAAAAAGCCAAAATCGTGCCCCAAGCCCATCACCATCAGCTTTCCCTCCCACGCCACCGTGTATCGCGCCCTCCTCATTTCGCCCGGCAGCTCTGCAACCTTAGCCCACACGCCACCTTCCAGCTGTACCATCACTTCCCTCCCCAAGCACCGGTACATCCTCCCGTCCTCTGTCGCGACATACGTGTTGCAGTAGTAGTACTCCTCCCCCGCGGCCTCCTCCACGGGGCCCCAACTCCCCGCAGCCGCGTCGAAGGCCTCTGCGCCGAGCCAGCTAAGGACGAGGAACTTACCTCGCAAGGTCACCCCGTGGCACCCGATGCGCTCGCGCGCCATGTCGGGCAACGGCTTCCACGAGTCACCTGCCACGTCGTACGCCAGCGCGGACCGCAACGCGTTCTTTCTCTCGTCATCCCCGCCCGCTATGTACACCGTTCGGCAGCCCTCGTCGAAATCGTGCGTCGCCGCGCAGGCGAAGTAGGACCGCAGGGGGCTCGGGACAGGGGACCCGCGGCGCCACTGGCCAGATACGAAGTCGTAGACGTGGACCTCGTCGGTTGTGGCCCTCTCGGGAGGTTTCCATCCACCGATGATGACGAGCTCGGTACCGGTAGCGGCGAGCCGGCAAGAGATTGGGAGCCCATGAGGTAGGCCGGGGCAGGGGGGGAGGGAGCTCCAAACACCAGTGGCCGGTTCGAAGATGACGAGGCGGTAGGGCAAGGGTCGTGGCCTTGTGTAGCGGGAGAAGTCAGACACAGACTGGACCAGAACGACAACGGGTTGAACGTTGCCCGTGGATTTCCGGAGCCGGTGGAACCTCGGGTCGCGAAGCTCCTGCCGCCAGAGTTTGCAGACTGAGAAGAGTGTAGGGAAGGCATTGAAGGGGACTCGAGCGAGGCACTCGCGTGCCACGTCGTCGGTGAGGCCGGGAATCAGATCCTCCATGAGCAGAGTATTCTAAATTGTAGAGGGAACGAAGACGAATTGGGTGGTAATGAGAGAGAGGAGAAGCGGAATTAGTTTCTGTAATACT comes from the Musa acuminata AAA Group cultivar baxijiao chromosome BXJ1-10, Cavendish_Baxijiao_AAA, whole genome shotgun sequence genome and includes:
- the LOC103969876 gene encoding F-box/kelch-repeat protein At1g15670-like, producing MEDLIPGLTDDVARECLARVPFNAFPTLFSVCKLWRQELRDPRFHRLRKSTGNVQPVVVLVQSVSDFSRYTRPRPLPYRLVIFEPATGVWSSLPPCPGLPHGLPISCRLAATGTELVIIGGWKPPERATTDEVHVYDFVSGQWRRGSPVPSPLRSYFACAATHDFDEGCRTVYIAGGDDERKNALRSALAYDVAGDSWKPLPDMARERIGCHGVTLRGKFLVLSWLGAEAFDAAAGSWGPVEEAAGEEYYYCNTYVATEDGRMYRCLGREVMVQLEGGVWAKVAELPGEMRRARYTVAWEGKLMVMGLGHDFGFLASILDMKATTTRTTMAAATWKKVEVAPGYRGFVLGACCLVI